One window from the genome of Pungitius pungitius chromosome 14, fPunPun2.1, whole genome shotgun sequence encodes:
- the wdr32 gene encoding DDB1- and CUL4-associated factor 10 → MSSEHQSDSEDADESQDRPNIGASDKEEDPDIDDSDDEIVPGVSPSPPASGGMRPERGARSAASQEREPRCEPPAGAPPQAGSGEGTSGEIRRGNSLFSWLQSRTIRRGVFVDPARENFRTMTSLYCSMNPAAESVNLSTQTHGAVFNLEYSPDGSVLTVACEQTEVLLFDPISSRHIKTLTEAHEDCVNNIRFLDNRLFATCSDDTTIALWDLRKLNSKVCSLHGHASWVKNIEYDSKTRLLVTSGFDGNVITWDTNRFTEDGCPHKKFFHTRYLMRMRLTPDCSKMLISTSSGYLLILHDLDLTQSLEVGSYRMLRARRTPLSSDGGTSASRSAGTPRQGNDSSKIHPPREGLSPRNSLEVLTPEIPGERDRGNCITSLQLHPKGWATLIRCSSNMDDQEWTCVYEFQEGAPTRPPVSPRCSLRLTHYIEEANVGRGYIKELCFSPDGRLICSPYGYGVRLLAFDQNCGELVDCVPVQTSCLREVRSIYSHSDVVLTTKFSPTHCQLASGCLSGRVALYQPKF, encoded by the exons ATGAGCTCGGAGCACCAGAGCGACAGCGAGGACGCGGACGAGTCGCAGGACAGGCCCAACATCGGCGCCTCCGACAAAGAGGAGGACCCCGACATCGACGACTCGGACGACGAAATCGTCCCCGGGGTTTCCCCCTCGCCGCCGGCGAGCGGCGGGATGCGGCCGGAGCGCGGCGCCAGGTCCGCGGCGTCGCAGGAGCGGGAGCCCCGCTGCGAGCCGCCCGCCGGGGCGCCGCCGCAGGCGGGGAGCGGCGAGGGGACCAGCGGCGAAATCCGCCGGGGGAACAGCCTGTTCTCCTGGTTGCAGAGCAGGACTATAAGGCGAGGGGTGTTTGTGGACCCAGCTCGGGAGAACTTCAGGACAATGACCAGTTTGTACTGCTCCATGAACCCCGCGGCAGAGTCCGTGAACCTGAGCACGCAGACCCACGGAGCGGTGTTCAACCTGGAGTACTCCCCGGACGG GTCCGTGCTGACCGTGGCCTGCGAGCAGACCGAGGTCCTGCTGTTTGACCCCATCTCGTCCAGACACATCAAAACCCTGACGGAGGCCCACGAGGACTGCGTCAACAACATACG GTTCCTGGACAACCGCTTGTTCGCCACCTGCTCCGACGACACCaccattgcattgtgggacctGCGCAAGCTGAATTCAAAGGTCTGCTCGCTGCACGGCCACGCCAGCTGGGTGAAGAACATCGAGTACGACTCCAAAACCCGCCTGCTCGTCACGTCCGGCTTCGACGGCAACGTCATCACGTGGGACACCAACAG GTTCACAGAGGACGGCTGCCCGCACAAGAAGTTCTTCCACACCCGTTACCTGATGAGGATGCGCCTGACGCCCGACTGTTCCAAGATGCTCATCTCCACCTCCTCGGGGTACCTGCTCATCCTCCACGACCTGGACCTCACCCAGTCCCTGGAGGTGGGCAGCTACCGCATGCTGCGAGCGCGACGGACGCCGCTCAGCTCAG ACGGAGGCACGTCAGCGTCCAGGTCGGCTGGAACCCCCCGGCAGGGAAACGACTCCAGCAAGATCCACCCTCCTCGAGAAG GCCTCTCTCCGAGGAACAGCCTGGAGGTCTTGACCCCGGAGATCCCCGGGGAGAGAGACCGGGGGAACTGCATCACCTCCCTGCAGCTGCACCCGAAGGGCTGGGCCACGCTCATCCGCTGCTCCAGCAACATGGACGACCAGGAG TGGACCTGCGTGTACGAGTTCCAGGAGGGCGCCCCCACCCGGCCGCCGGTCTCCCCCCGCTGCTCCCTGCGCCTCACCCACTACATCGAGGAGGCCAACGTGGGCCGGGGCTACATCAAGGAGCTGTGCTTCAGCCCCGACGGGCGCCTCATCTGCTCGCCGTACGGCTACGGCGTCCGCCTGCTCGCCTTCGACCAGAACTGCGGCGAGCTGGTGGACTGCGTGCCGGTCCAGACCAGCTGCCTGCGGGAGGTCCGCTCCATCTACTCGCACAGCGACGTGGTGCTCACCACCAAGTTCTCGCCGACGCACTGCCAGCTGGCCTCGGGCTGCCTGAGCGGCCGCGTGGCGCTGTACCAGCCCAAGTTCTAG
- the LOC119227470 gene encoding ubiquitin-conjugating enzyme E2 D2-like isoform X1, which yields MALKRIHKELNDLARDPPAQCSAGPVGDDMFHWQATIMGPSDSPYQGGVFFLTIHFPTDYPFKPPKVAFTTRIYHPNINSNGSICLDILRSQWSPALTISKVLLSICSLLCDPNPDDPLVPEIAQIYKTDTSKYNKLAQEWTTKYALL from the exons ATGGCCCTGAAGAGGATCCACAAG GAGCTGAACGACCTGGCCCGTGACCCCCCAGCACAGTGCTCAGCCGGCCCGGTGGGCGATGACA TGTTTCACTGGCAAGCCACGATCATGGGACCT AGTGACAGTCCATATCAGGGAGGCGTCTTCTTCTTGACGATTCATTTTCCAACAGACTACCCCTTCAAGCCACCCAAG GTTGCATTCACCACAAGAATCTACCACCCAAACATCAACAGTAACGGCAGCATCTGTCTGGATATCCTCAGGTCACAGTGGTCTCCTGCGCTTACTATTTCTAAAG ttCTTCTCTCCATCTGCTCACTCCTGTGTGACCCGAACCCCGACGACCCACTAGTGCCAGAGATCGCTCAGATCTACAAGACAGACACTTCGAA GTACAATAAACTAGCTCAGGAGTGGACCACGAAGTATGCCTTGCTTTAG
- the LOC119227470 gene encoding ubiquitin-conjugating enzyme E2 D2-like isoform X2, with amino-acid sequence MALKRIHKELNDLARDPPAQCSAGPVGDDMFHWQATIMGPSDSPYQGGVFFLTIHFPTDYPFKPPKVAFTTRIYHPNINSNGSICLDILRSQWSPALTISKVLLSICSLLCDPNPDDPLVPEIAQIYKTDTSKYTKMAKDWTHKYAM; translated from the exons ATGGCCCTGAAGAGGATCCACAAG GAGCTGAACGACCTGGCCCGTGACCCCCCAGCACAGTGCTCAGCCGGCCCGGTGGGCGATGACA TGTTTCACTGGCAAGCCACGATCATGGGACCT AGTGACAGTCCATATCAGGGAGGCGTCTTCTTCTTGACGATTCATTTTCCAACAGACTACCCCTTCAAGCCACCCAAG GTTGCATTCACCACAAGAATCTACCACCCAAACATCAACAGTAACGGCAGCATCTGTCTGGATATCCTCAGGTCACAGTGGTCTCCTGCGCTTACTATTTCTAAAG ttCTTCTCTCCATCTGCTCACTCCTGTGTGACCCGAACCCCGACGACCCACTAGTGCCAGAGATCGCTCAGATCTACAAGACAGACACTTCGAA ATACACCAAAATGGCAAAAGACTGGACACACAAATACGCAATGTGA
- the zmp:0000000662 gene encoding RING finger protein 145: MPRLDQLANVVLRVPSILLLDLLYKCDVEGLTEHLKAKNQELLFKYKYVIWNMYYFGHLLNAVVLVLPLRHIVTLYLHVLAALLLYMGHQISKDYVHEELQYGHEGAVYLDSVAFNRFVSAMTSQIILSTLCAFLMKTRKVWLLSAHVLPLLARLCAARHATLLAVNTFSAGLTAAGIALFLLSHLFVPYRLAKAAYSELLQLEVIELYRLLAVGISLWNQFAVPVLFSVFWCVLFVVQLCSDAMSGKTSAGHQGVMLFLLTSVSECCATPYSLLGLTFVVSYLALGLLNLCKFFLGGYAAVQSENVMHRGVTEGVTLLLLALQTGLLDMQALQRTFLLSIILFIVGTSTLQSMIEITDPVILALGASRNRSVWKHFRGLSMCVFLLVFPVVMAYKISQFFHMDFWLLILVSSCMLTSLQVTGTMLIYCLFMVELFRSDPIESLDEVIYWVNAVSRVLEFVVALCVVAYGTWESLFGEWSWMGASVIIIHSYFNVWLRAQSGWRSFLLRQKAAKKISSLPRASARQLQRHNDVCSICFQEMTAAVITYCGHFFHGNCLRKWLYVQETCPMCHQTVRPTATGQGPASGDAPAAQTQRDAGTHQEAAEGRDSGASQETPDATQQQEETTSSEDQDQPADTLSEAGPGLRLSSSGDFVGPVSSCSSGDISSSRVPPGEASGNMRSEGGGRDSPPSWTCGPTADT; the protein is encoded by the exons ATGCCTCGTCTGGACCAGTTGGCCAACGTGGTCCTCCGGGTGCCGAGCATCCTGCTCCTGGACCTGCTGTACAAATGCGACGTGGAAGGCTTAACGGAGCACCTCAAGGCCAAAAACCAAGAGCTGCTCTTCAAGTACAAATACGTCATCTGGAACATGTACTACTTTG GTCATCTGCTAAACGCGGTGGTGTTGGTTTTGCCGTTGAGACACATTGTGACGCTCTACCTCCACGTCCTCGCTGCTCTTCTGCTTTACATGGGGCATCAGATTTCCAA GGACTACGTTCACGAGGAGCTGCAGTACGGTCACGAAGGAGCAGTGTACCTCGATTCTGTGGCCTTCAACAGATTTGTCTCTGCAATGACGA GTCAGATCATTCTCAGCACGCTGTGTGCCTTCCTGATGAAGACCAGGAAGGTGTGGCTGCTCTCTGCTCACGtgctccccctgctggccagACTCTGCGCCGCGCGCCACGCCACGCTGCTGGCCGTGAACACGTTCTCCGCCGGCCTGACCGCAGCAGGGATCGCCCTGTTCCTCCTCTCGCATCTCTTCGTGCCGTATCGGCTGGCGAAGGCCGCTTACtcggagctgctgcagctggag GTGATCGAGTTGTACAGACTTCTGGCCGTGGGAATCTCGCTGTGGAACCAGTTTGCCGTCCCGGTGCTCTTCAGCGTCTTCTGGTGTGTTCTGTTCGTCGTCCAGCTCTGCTCAGACGCCATGTCAGGAAAAACCTCTGCGGGCCATCAGGGCGTCATGTTGTTCCTGCTCACGAG TGTCTCCGAATGTTGTGCCACTCCCTACTCCCTTCTGGGTTTGACCTTTGTGGTGTCCTATCTCGCTCTTGGGCTGCTCAACCTCTGCAAGTTTTTCCTGGGAGGTTATGCAGCGGTTCAGAGCGAGAACGTAATGCACAG aggCGTGACCGAGGGCGtcaccctgctgctgctcgctcTCCAGACGGGGCTGCTGGACATGCAGGCGCTGCAGCGCACCTTCCTCCTCAGCATCATCCTCTTCATCGTGGGGACTTCAACTCTGCAGTCCATGATTGAAATAACCGACCCGGTTATTCTGGCCCTGGGCGCATCGCGCAACAG GAGCGTGTGGAAACACTTCCGTGGCCTCAGCATGTGCGTCTTCCTCCTGGTTTTTCCTGTGGTTATGGCTTATAAAATCTCCCAGTTTTTCCACATGGACTTCTGGCTCCTCATACTGGTGTCCAGCTGCATGCTGACGTCCCTTCAG GTTACGGGCACGATGCTGATCTACTGCCTCTTCATGGTGGAGCTGTTCCGCAGCGACCCCATCGAGAGCCTGGACGAAGTCATCTACTGGGTCAACGCCGTCAGCAGGGTGCTGGAGTTCGTGGTGGCGCTCTGCGTGGTGGCGTACGGCACCTGGGAGTCTCTGTTCGGCGAGTGGAGCTGGATGGGCGCCTCCGTCATCATCATCCACTCGTACTTCAACGTTTGGCTCCGAGCCCAGTCGGGCTGGAGGAGCTTCCTGCTCAGACAGAAAGCGGCGAAGAAGATCAGCTCGCTCCCCAGAGCCTCGGCCCGACAGCTGCAGCGGCACAACGACGTCTGCTCCATCTGCTTCCAG GAAATGACCGCCGCTGTGATCACGTACTGCGGACATTTCTTCCATGGCAACTGCCTCCGCAAGTGGCTGTACGTGCAGGAGacctgccccatgtgccaccAAACGGTCCGGCCCACGGCAACGGGTCAGGGCCCGGCTTCGGGCGACGCCCCGGCAGCTCAAACTCAGAGGGACGCCGGGACGCATCAAGAGGCGGCTGAGGGTCGGGACAGCGGCGCGTCCCAGGAGACGCCCGATGCcacccagcagcaggaggagactaCGAGCAGCGAAGATCAGGACCAACCAGCTGACACTCTGAGCGAAGCCGGTCCAGGTCTTCGATTGAGCTCCAGTGGAGACTTTGTGGGTCCAGTGTCGAGCTGCTCCTCGGGGGACATTTCTAGTTCCCGTGTGCCGCCGGGTGAAGCCTCTGGTAACATGCGCAGCGAGGGCGGTGGGCGGGACTCACCGCCCTCCTGGACATGCGGGCCAACTGCGGACACATGA
- the cpxm1a gene encoding probable carboxypeptidase X1: MEKTLCTLAAVIFLGGISDAALTDGPTHQAPTAARPEAPAGKHLDGENTSRDGEEKDDVRGTEARRLDCPPLGLESLRVDDSQMRASSSEAPGLGPHRGRLNIQSGIEDGDLYDGAWCAGYGDRHQWLEVDALHLTLFTGVILQGRNSIWSWDWVQTYKVQLSNDSVSWESCMNGTEEAILEGNQDPETPVLGLLPVPTVARFIRINPQTWYTNGSVCLRAEILGCRVHDPSEADSELEEGSQDDLDFRQHNYTEMRKLMKSVTEECPDITRVYTIGKSHEGLKLYVMEISDNPGKHELGEPEFRYVAGMHGNEALGRELVLNLMQHMCREYRKGNARVVRLVTETRIHLLPSMNPDGYEVAHKKGSELAGWADGRFTFEGIDLNHNFPDLNTIMWDAELTATDKSKVPNHYIPMPEYYTNEDAMVAPVTRAVINWMQEIPFVLSANLHGGELVVTYPYDCTRDWVPKEDTPTADNAFFRWLATVYASTNRAMSNPNRRLCHYEDFQAHNNIINGGAWHTVPGSMNDFSYLHNNCFEVTVELSCDKFPHVSELPVEWENNKESLLLYMEQVHRGIKGVVRDKATKRGIADAVVKVEDHEHDIRSAAGGDYWRLLNPGDYKVVVWAPGYYPSARRCRVGTEPRATVCDFALTRTPAERLKEIRAKGGRVPQDVQMRVRALRLRKLRASTKVLNQRREGQQRARRAGGGG; encoded by the exons ATGGAAAAGACATTGTGCACGTTGGCCGCAGTGATTTTTCTGGGTGGAATTTCAGACGCGGCGCTGACGGACGGCCCGACACACCAGGCTCCGACAGCGGCGAGGCCCGAGGCCCCTGCCGGCAAACATCTGGACGGCGAAAACACCAGCCGGGACGGCGAAGAAAAAGATGATGTCAGAGGGACGGAAGCCAGGAGACTCG aCTGCCCCCCCCTGGGCCTGGAGTCCCTGCGGGTCGACGACAGCCAGATGCGGGCTTCTTCCTCCGAGGCGCCGGGCCTGGGTCCTCACCGGGGGAGGCTGAACATCCAG TCGGGCATCGAGGACGGCGACCTGTACGACGGGGCCTGGTGCGCCGGCTACGGGGACCGGCACCAGTGGCTGGAGGTGGACGCCCTCCACCTCACGCTGTTCACCGGGGTCATCCTGCAGGGCCGCAACTCCATCTGGAG CTGGGACTGGGTCCAGACCTACAAAGTCCAGCTGAGCAACGACTCTGTGAGCTGGGAAAGCTGCATGAATGGGACAGAGGAAGCG ATATTGGAAGGGAACCAGGACCCAGAGACCCCGGTGCTCGGGCTCCTTCCCGTCCCCACCGTGGCCCGGTTCATCCGCATCAACCCTCAGACCTGGTACACAAACGGCTCCGTCTGCCTCCGGGCCGAGATCCTGGGGTGCAGGGTCCACG ATCCGAGTGAAGCGGACtcagagctggaggaggggTCACAAGACGACCTGGACTTCAGGCAGCACAACTACACAGAGATGAGGAAG cTCATGAAGTCCGTGACGGAGGAGTGTCCGGACATCACCCGCGTCTACACCATCGGGAAGAGCCACGAGGGCCTCAAACTGTACGTCATGGAGATCTCAGACAACCCCGGCAAACACGAACTGG GGGAGCCCGAGTTCCGCTACGTGGCCGGGATGCACGGCAACGAGGCCCTGGGCCGGGAGCTCGTCCTCAACCTCATGCAGCACATGTGCAGGGAGTACAGGAAGGGCAACGCGCGCGTGGTGCGCCTGGTGACCGAGACGCGGATCCACCTGCTGCCCTCCATGAACCCCGACGGATACGAGGTGGCTCACAAGaag GGCTCCGAGCTGGCCGGCTGGGCCGACGGGCGATTCACCTTCGAGGGGATCGACCTGAACCACAACTTCCCGGACCTGAACACCATCATGTGGGACGCCGAGCTGACGGCGACGGACAAGTCCAAGGTCCCCAACCACTACATCCCCATGCCGGAGTACTACACCAACGAAGACGCCATG gTGGCGCCAGTGACGCGAGCCGTCATCAACTGGATGCAGGAGATCCCCTTCGTGCTCAGCGCGAACCTCCACGGGGGGGAGCTGGTGGTCACGTACCCTTACGACTGCACCCGGGACTGGGTGCCCAAGGAGGACACCCCCACGGCGGACAACGCCTTCTTCCGCTGGCTGGCCACCGTCTACGCCTCCACCAACCGCGCCATGTCCAACCCCAACCGCCGCCTCTGCCACTACGAGGACTTCCAGGCccacaacaacatcatcaacGGCGGGGCCTGGCACACCGTCCCCGGCA gtatGAACGACTTCAGCTACCTGCACAACAACTGCTTCGAGGTGACGGTGGAGTTGTCCTGCGACAAGTTCCCCCACGTCAGCGAGCTCCCCGTGGAGTGGGAGAACAACAAGGAGTCCCTGCTGCTCTACATGGAGCAG GTGCACCGAGGCATTAAGGGCGTGGTCAGGGACAAGGCCACCAAGCGGGGGATCGCCGACGCCGTGGTCAAGGTGGAGGACCACGAACACGACATCCGATCAG CCGCCGGCGGGGACTACTGGCGCCTGCTGAACCCGGGCGACTACAAGGTGGTGGTGTGGGCGCCGGGGTACTACCCGTCCGCGCGGCGGTGCCGCGTCGGAACGGAGCCGCGCGCCACCGTCTGCGACTTCGCGCTGACCCGAACCCCCGCCGAGAGGCTGAAGGAGATCCGGGCCAAAGGGGGGCGGGTCCCGCAGGACGTCCAGATGCGCGTCCGCGCCCTGAGGCTCCGCAAGCTGCGCGCCAGCACCAAGGTCCTGAACCAGCGCAGGGAGGGCCAGCAGCGGGCcaggagggctggggggggagggtaa